The Micromonospora sp. NBC_01740 genome includes a window with the following:
- a CDS encoding lysophospholipid acyltransferase family protein, protein MLYWLMKYVLLGPLLRLVFRPQVEGLHHVPDTGPVILASNHLSFSDSIFTPLVVKRRVTFIAKAEYFTGKGVKGWLTKMFFVGSGTIPVDRSGGRAARAALDTQLRVLRAGGIAGIYPEGTRSPDGRLYRGKTGVARLALESGALVIPTAMLNADEIQPPGKLIPKIARVRIRFGPPLDFSRYARMAGDRYVERAVTDEIMYELMELSGREYVDMYAQKAKSPPAGPVPREPVPA, encoded by the coding sequence GTGCTGTACTGGCTGATGAAGTACGTGCTCCTCGGCCCGCTGCTGAGGCTGGTCTTCCGCCCGCAGGTCGAGGGGCTGCACCACGTGCCCGACACCGGGCCGGTGATCCTCGCCAGCAACCACCTGTCGTTCTCCGACTCGATCTTCACGCCGCTGGTCGTGAAGCGGCGGGTGACGTTCATCGCCAAGGCCGAGTACTTCACCGGCAAGGGCGTCAAGGGCTGGCTGACGAAGATGTTCTTCGTCGGCTCCGGCACCATCCCGGTCGACCGCTCGGGCGGCCGGGCGGCCAGGGCGGCCCTGGACACCCAGCTGCGGGTACTGCGCGCCGGTGGCATCGCCGGCATCTATCCCGAGGGCACCCGCTCGCCGGACGGCCGGCTCTACCGGGGCAAGACCGGCGTGGCCCGGCTGGCCCTGGAGAGCGGCGCCCTGGTCATCCCGACGGCGATGCTCAACGCCGACGAGATCCAGCCGCCCGGCAAGCTGATCCCCAAGATCGCCCGGGTGCGGATCCGGTTCGGCCCGCCGCTGGACTTCTCGCGCTACGCCAGGATGGCCGGTGACCGGTACGTCGAGCGCGCGGTGACCGACGAGATCATGTACGAGCTGATGGAGCTCTCCGGCCGCGAGTACGTCGACATGTACGCCCAGAAGGCCAAGAGCCCGCCCGCCGGCCCGGTCCCCCGCGAGCCGGTCCCCGCCTGA
- a CDS encoding ATP-binding protein — translation MEGVIATQCDRCGRTAAAGDRFCGGCGNELGAVCPHCLRPLAQDVAFCTSCGAARPGSERQPAPQEDRRRVSVLFVDLIDFTPYVERADPELVRGMQTGFFSAARRVVGQYGGVVEKYIGDAVMALFGAPVATETDALRCVRAGLELQRVLTRFAPTGADALRFRVGVATGEALVDVAAARDGGQAIVAGDVVNTASRMQSVAPPGGVLVCGVTHALTRDAIRYSEQPPVTLRGRSTTTEVWLALSPVRRQPTDRQPDVTPLIDREHELGMLVNALHRSLRDRRPQVVTVFGRAGLGKSRLVRELYRHVDQLVDEPLTWRIGRCPPFGENVTFAALADIVKSEAGILDTDPASSAAQRLASAVGELVGPGERQRLVDALRPLVGLPGTALPAEETGSAWRRFLLALAARRPTVLVFEDLHWADDAMLRFVELLGTAARDVPLLLLCTARPELVDRDPSWAGTITGSVTITLPPLRDTGIAALYAHMFGRAAFSADMLSPLIEVAGGNPLYAHEYVRMLIEQGALRQSVRGWSLEKHLDLPMPESVHAVIANRIDLLDAKERTVLLAAAVVGVQFWPGAVAAALGQPVESVERALRRLEQRDFVHEQAASTMAGQPEYRFRHVLVRDVCYQRLPRTERVARHERTAQWLDMLSQSRDTDLAEVLAHHRWAAHEIARSLGMEMARFAGPARAALHRAARRAYALHSLDVAASHAGRALGLADDSDPLDRLQLELLSTEISFYRDGNVFLSGGGPEQVQALADRLLAHDDDACAARAWTLLGQAAWLRADRAAALACLDRAVELFDPLPDSPQKADAYAELGRLHMLNYERDPAVAAADRAAEIGERLRLTETRTNARITSAIARYQAGDRSGLDDLHAIVELSRANQLIALPRAMQNLAYAVCEEGDWLRSDALLSSSPTRKASGQTLTTSYSAEAMRAWFEGDFDRLLAAAEAFVDTPTGSWDMQVRGLRSCLLVLRGERVPQARSHSDDDAAATFSDDVAAALDAARRSGFHRPHWTMLGMGALCRALQGRRQEATALIDELADSWSVVPAIASGEWIPAAGYAASLAGREAAARVRAMLDRVGHRTPWSEAARRTVAGALAAADGDHRRAAELHLAGAEIYAGIPDVTDRMLALTFATVELERAGESTAGRPELAELRAFALRNHAPVLLDLARPPTTAADTALAC, via the coding sequence GTGGAGGGCGTCATCGCCACGCAGTGTGACCGCTGTGGACGCACGGCCGCCGCGGGCGACCGCTTCTGCGGCGGCTGCGGCAACGAGCTGGGTGCGGTCTGTCCGCACTGCCTGCGCCCGCTCGCCCAGGACGTGGCGTTCTGCACCTCCTGCGGCGCCGCCCGGCCGGGGAGCGAGCGACAGCCGGCCCCGCAGGAGGACCGCCGCCGGGTCAGCGTGCTCTTCGTCGACCTGATCGACTTCACCCCGTACGTCGAACGGGCCGACCCGGAGCTGGTCCGCGGCATGCAGACCGGGTTCTTCTCGGCCGCCCGTCGCGTCGTGGGGCAGTACGGCGGGGTGGTCGAGAAGTACATCGGCGACGCGGTGATGGCCCTGTTCGGCGCGCCCGTGGCGACCGAGACCGACGCGCTGCGCTGCGTGCGGGCCGGGCTGGAGCTGCAACGGGTGCTGACCCGCTTCGCCCCCACCGGCGCCGACGCGCTGCGCTTCCGGGTCGGGGTGGCCACCGGCGAGGCGCTGGTCGACGTCGCCGCCGCCCGCGACGGCGGCCAGGCGATCGTGGCCGGCGACGTGGTCAACACGGCCTCCCGGATGCAGTCGGTCGCGCCGCCGGGCGGGGTGCTGGTCTGCGGCGTGACGCATGCCCTCACCCGGGACGCGATCCGCTACTCGGAGCAGCCGCCGGTCACCCTGCGCGGGCGCTCCACGACGACCGAGGTGTGGCTGGCCCTGTCCCCGGTCCGCCGGCAGCCGACGGACCGGCAGCCGGACGTCACGCCGCTGATCGACCGCGAACACGAGCTGGGGATGCTGGTCAACGCCCTGCACCGGTCGCTGCGCGACCGCCGCCCGCAGGTGGTGACCGTCTTCGGCCGGGCCGGGCTGGGCAAGAGCCGGCTGGTCCGGGAGCTGTACCGGCACGTGGACCAGCTGGTAGACGAGCCGCTGACCTGGCGGATCGGGCGGTGCCCGCCGTTCGGCGAGAACGTGACGTTCGCGGCGCTGGCCGACATCGTCAAGTCCGAGGCCGGCATCCTGGACACCGACCCGGCGTCGAGCGCCGCCCAGCGGCTCGCCTCGGCCGTCGGCGAGCTGGTCGGCCCAGGCGAGCGGCAGCGCCTCGTCGACGCCCTGCGGCCCCTCGTCGGGCTGCCGGGGACCGCGCTGCCGGCCGAGGAGACCGGGTCGGCGTGGCGGCGCTTCCTGCTCGCCCTGGCCGCCCGACGGCCGACCGTGCTGGTCTTCGAGGACCTGCACTGGGCCGACGACGCGATGCTGCGCTTCGTGGAGCTGCTCGGCACCGCCGCCCGGGACGTCCCGCTGCTGCTGCTCTGCACCGCCCGGCCGGAACTCGTCGACCGGGACCCGAGCTGGGCGGGGACGATCACCGGCTCGGTGACCATCACCCTGCCCCCGCTGCGGGACACGGGCATCGCCGCGCTCTACGCCCACATGTTCGGCCGGGCGGCCTTCTCCGCCGACATGCTCAGCCCGCTGATCGAGGTCGCCGGCGGCAACCCGCTCTACGCCCACGAGTACGTCCGGATGCTGATCGAGCAGGGCGCGCTGCGCCAGTCCGTGCGGGGCTGGTCGCTGGAGAAGCACCTCGACCTGCCGATGCCGGAGAGCGTGCACGCCGTCATCGCCAACCGCATCGACCTGCTCGACGCCAAGGAACGCACGGTGCTGCTGGCCGCCGCCGTGGTCGGCGTGCAGTTCTGGCCGGGGGCCGTGGCCGCCGCGCTCGGGCAGCCCGTCGAGTCGGTGGAGCGCGCGCTGCGCCGGCTGGAGCAGCGGGACTTTGTGCACGAGCAGGCCGCCTCCACGATGGCCGGGCAGCCCGAGTACCGGTTCCGGCACGTGCTGGTGCGCGACGTCTGCTACCAGCGGCTGCCCCGCACCGAGCGGGTGGCGCGGCACGAGCGGACGGCGCAGTGGCTGGACATGCTCTCGCAGAGCCGGGACACGGACCTGGCGGAGGTGCTGGCCCACCACCGGTGGGCGGCCCACGAGATCGCCCGGTCGCTGGGCATGGAGATGGCCCGGTTCGCCGGCCCCGCCCGGGCCGCGCTGCACCGGGCGGCCCGCCGGGCGTACGCGCTGCACAGTCTCGACGTCGCGGCGAGCCACGCGGGCCGGGCGCTCGGGCTGGCCGACGACTCCGACCCGCTCGACCGGCTCCAGCTCGAGCTGCTCAGCACCGAGATCTCCTTCTACCGCGACGGCAACGTCTTCCTCTCCGGCGGCGGGCCCGAGCAGGTGCAGGCGCTCGCCGACCGGCTGCTGGCGCACGACGACGACGCCTGCGCGGCGCGCGCCTGGACGCTGCTCGGTCAGGCCGCGTGGCTGCGCGCCGACCGGGCCGCCGCGCTCGCCTGCCTGGACCGGGCCGTCGAGCTCTTCGACCCGCTGCCGGACAGCCCGCAGAAGGCGGACGCCTACGCCGAACTGGGCCGGCTGCACATGCTCAACTATGAGCGTGATCCGGCGGTCGCCGCAGCCGACCGGGCGGCGGAGATCGGTGAGCGGCTGAGGCTGACCGAGACCCGCACCAACGCCCGGATCACCTCGGCAATCGCCCGCTACCAGGCGGGTGACCGGTCCGGCCTGGACGACCTGCACGCGATCGTCGAGCTCAGCCGCGCCAACCAGCTGATCGCCCTGCCCCGGGCCATGCAGAACCTCGCCTACGCCGTCTGCGAGGAGGGCGACTGGCTGCGCTCGGACGCCCTGCTCTCGTCGTCGCCAACCCGCAAGGCCAGCGGGCAGACGCTGACCACGAGCTACTCGGCCGAGGCGATGCGCGCCTGGTTCGAGGGCGACTTCGACCGGCTGCTGGCCGCCGCCGAGGCATTCGTGGACACCCCGACCGGCAGCTGGGACATGCAGGTCCGCGGCCTGCGCTCCTGCCTGCTGGTACTGCGCGGCGAGCGGGTGCCGCAGGCGCGCTCCCACTCGGACGACGACGCCGCCGCCACGTTCAGCGACGACGTGGCGGCCGCGCTCGACGCCGCCCGGCGCAGCGGTTTCCACCGGCCGCACTGGACGATGCTGGGGATGGGCGCGCTCTGCCGGGCCCTGCAGGGACGCCGGCAGGAGGCGACGGCGCTGATCGACGAGCTGGCCGACTCCTGGTCGGTGGTGCCCGCCATCGCCAGCGGCGAGTGGATCCCGGCGGCCGGGTACGCGGCCAGCCTCGCCGGGCGGGAAGCGGCGGCACGGGTACGCGCGATGCTGGACCGGGTGGGTCACCGCACACCCTGGTCCGAGGCGGCGCGCCGGACGGTGGCCGGTGCGCTGGCCGCCGCTGACGGCGACCACCGGCGGGCCGCCGAGCTGCACCTGGCCGGCGCCGAGATCTACGCCGGCATCCCGGACGTGACGGACCGGATGCTGGCGTTGACCTTCGCGACGGTGGAGCTGGAGCGGGCCGGCGAGTCGACGGCGGGCCGCCCGGAGCTGGCCGAGCTGCGCGCCTTCGCGCTGCGCAACCACGCCCCCGTCCTGCTGGACCTGGCCCGCCCCCCGACGACCGCCGCCGACACCGCCCTGGCCTGCTGA
- a CDS encoding Crp/Fnr family transcriptional regulator codes for MEMRLPEPGDALTGVEMFAGLEPEVRQRVIAAAVPRTYRKGQLLFVENDPGESLIVLRRGAVAVFRTAPTGERAVLSVIRPPDVLGEVSLLDASTRSASAEAIEDCAALALSRGAFMELVHSNPRILDAVMRSLGGLIRRLTEQNADHVFLDLPGRVAKTLVRLAGESQAPMITIELNQSQLAEMAGGSRQSVNQAIGSFANRGWLRTEGRRIVVTDVAALRRRAGMSER; via the coding sequence GTGGAGATGCGCCTGCCGGAGCCTGGTGACGCGCTCACGGGCGTGGAGATGTTCGCCGGGCTGGAGCCGGAGGTCCGGCAGCGGGTGATCGCCGCGGCGGTCCCCCGCACATACCGCAAGGGCCAACTGCTCTTCGTCGAGAACGACCCCGGCGAGTCCCTCATCGTCCTGCGTCGGGGCGCGGTCGCGGTCTTCCGCACCGCGCCGACCGGCGAACGCGCCGTCCTGTCGGTCATCCGTCCGCCGGACGTGCTGGGCGAGGTCTCCCTGCTCGACGCCTCCACCCGCTCCGCCTCGGCCGAGGCGATCGAGGACTGCGCCGCGCTCGCGCTGTCCCGGGGCGCGTTCATGGAGCTGGTGCACTCCAACCCGCGCATCCTCGACGCGGTGATGCGCTCGCTCGGCGGGCTGATCCGCCGGCTGACCGAGCAGAACGCCGACCACGTCTTCCTGGACCTGCCCGGCCGGGTGGCCAAGACCCTGGTCCGGCTGGCCGGCGAGAGTCAGGCCCCGATGATCACCATCGAGCTCAACCAGAGCCAGCTCGCGGAGATGGCCGGCGGCTCGCGACAGAGCGTCAACCAGGCGATCGGGTCGTTCGCCAACCGGGGTTGGCTGCGCACCGAGGGCCGGCGCATCGTGGTCACCGACGTCGCGGCGCTGCGCCGCCGCGCCGGCATGAGCGAGCGCTGA
- a CDS encoding response regulator transcription factor translates to MIRVGLVDDQHLVRAGLRALLNRAPDIEVVGEAGDGDAAYRLAVTERPDVLLMDVRMPGTDGIEATRRIVADERLTGVRVVVLTTFDTDEYVFEAIRAGASGFLLKDTGPDELRGAVRIVRAGEALLSPAVTRRVMAAVRAGGREPDPARLGSLTAREREVLAEVAAGRSNDEIGAVLHISPATARTYVSRLLAKLHARDRSQLVVAAYESGLVRPGSPPGPG, encoded by the coding sequence GTGATCCGGGTGGGACTCGTCGACGACCAGCACCTGGTCCGCGCGGGGCTGCGCGCGCTGCTGAACCGGGCGCCGGACATCGAGGTCGTCGGCGAGGCGGGCGACGGCGACGCGGCGTACCGGCTGGCGGTCACCGAGCGGCCGGACGTCCTGCTGATGGACGTCCGGATGCCGGGCACGGACGGCATCGAGGCCACCCGGCGGATCGTCGCCGACGAGCGGCTGACCGGCGTACGGGTCGTCGTGCTCACCACGTTCGACACCGACGAGTACGTCTTCGAGGCGATCCGGGCCGGCGCGTCCGGCTTCCTGCTCAAGGACACCGGCCCCGACGAGCTGCGGGGAGCGGTGCGGATCGTCCGGGCCGGGGAGGCGCTGCTCTCCCCCGCGGTGACGCGGCGGGTCATGGCGGCGGTGCGCGCCGGCGGGCGGGAGCCGGACCCGGCCCGGCTGGGCTCGTTGACCGCCCGGGAGCGGGAGGTGCTGGCCGAGGTCGCGGCCGGCCGGTCGAACGACGAGATCGGCGCGGTCCTGCACATCAGCCCGGCGACCGCCCGGACGTACGTGAGCCGGCTGCTGGCCAAGCTGCACGCCCGGGACCGCTCGCAGCTCGTCGTGGCGGCGTACGAGAGCGGCCTGGTGCGGCCCGGCTCACCGCCCGGCCCGGGCTGA
- a CDS encoding alpha,alpha-trehalose-phosphate synthase (UDP-forming): MRQSSLVVVANRLPIDDSVAPDGACEWRRSPGGLVSALHPLLRHTPATWVGWAGGTGPAPALPDVDGVRMHTVALTADDLRDHYEGFANATLWPLYHDSVEQPEYHRSWWEAYQRVNQRFAKATADVAEPGAVVWVQDYHLQLVPGLLRELRPDLRIGFFLHVPFPPPELFMQLPRRAELLRGMLGADLIGFQRSQAAHNFAQLVAKVLDVPATDRRITVDDRVVRIGAFPVSIDTAEMAALAARPDVADRASRLRRDLGSPEQVILSVDRMDYTKGIEQRLKAYSELIAHGHVKVRDTVLVQVAVPSRERVGQYQILRERVEREVGRINGEFGRVGEPAIHYLTQPFDRAELAALYRVADVMAVTPLRDGMNLVAKEYVAARVDDTGALLLSEFAGAAAELPQAYLVNPHDLEGLKQGLLAALRAGPDDLGARMRAMRAHLHRHDIRAWARSYLSALDESGSLLTRLGAAG, translated from the coding sequence ATGCGACAGAGTTCCCTCGTGGTGGTGGCCAACCGCCTGCCCATCGACGACAGTGTGGCGCCCGACGGTGCCTGCGAATGGCGCCGCAGTCCCGGCGGCCTGGTCAGCGCCCTCCATCCCCTCCTGCGACACACTCCGGCGACGTGGGTGGGGTGGGCCGGCGGCACCGGCCCGGCGCCGGCGCTGCCCGACGTGGACGGCGTCCGCATGCACACCGTTGCGCTGACCGCCGACGACCTGCGCGACCACTACGAGGGCTTCGCCAACGCCACCCTCTGGCCGCTCTACCACGACTCCGTGGAACAACCGGAGTACCACCGCAGCTGGTGGGAGGCGTACCAACGGGTCAACCAGCGGTTCGCCAAGGCCACGGCCGACGTGGCCGAGCCCGGCGCGGTGGTCTGGGTGCAGGACTACCACCTGCAACTGGTGCCCGGCCTGCTCCGGGAGCTGCGGCCGGACCTGCGGATCGGCTTCTTCCTGCATGTGCCGTTTCCACCGCCCGAGCTGTTCATGCAGCTCCCGCGCCGGGCCGAGCTGCTGCGCGGGATGCTCGGCGCCGACCTGATCGGCTTCCAGCGCTCCCAGGCCGCGCACAACTTCGCCCAACTGGTGGCGAAGGTGCTGGACGTCCCCGCCACCGACCGGCGGATCACCGTCGACGACCGGGTGGTCCGGATCGGCGCCTTCCCGGTCTCCATCGACACCGCCGAGATGGCCGCGCTGGCCGCCCGGCCCGACGTCGCCGACCGGGCCAGCCGGCTGCGCCGCGACCTCGGCAGTCCCGAGCAGGTGATCCTCAGCGTCGACCGGATGGACTACACCAAGGGCATCGAGCAGCGGCTCAAGGCGTACAGCGAGCTGATCGCCCACGGGCACGTCAAGGTGCGCGACACCGTGCTCGTGCAGGTGGCGGTGCCCAGCCGGGAACGGGTCGGGCAGTACCAGATCCTCCGCGAACGGGTGGAGCGCGAGGTCGGGCGGATCAACGGGGAGTTCGGCCGGGTCGGCGAGCCGGCGATCCACTACCTGACCCAGCCGTTCGACCGCGCCGAACTGGCCGCGCTCTACCGCGTCGCCGACGTGATGGCGGTGACCCCGCTGCGTGACGGGATGAACCTCGTCGCCAAGGAGTACGTCGCCGCCCGGGTGGACGACACGGGCGCGCTGCTGCTCAGCGAGTTCGCTGGCGCCGCCGCCGAGCTGCCGCAGGCGTACCTGGTCAACCCGCACGACCTGGAGGGGCTCAAGCAGGGGCTGCTCGCGGCGCTGCGGGCGGGCCCGGACGACCTCGGCGCGCGGATGCGGGCCATGCGGGCACACCTGCACCGGCACGACATCCGCGCGTGGGCCCGCTCCTACCTCTCCGCCCTCGACGAGAGCGGCTCGCTGCTGACCCGACTGGGCGCCGCCGGCTGA
- a CDS encoding DUF308 domain-containing protein: protein MSAGGARRGRRDNGLDASEYAIAGDVDPRVGEHLLDVLAAGGIAAYLQPSADLNPVTRTTTVPPRPVDRLYVDRSHLTTARDYLTQLADETAPEKPREDEPDIEAEWARIVAGFHTTAPRGGDNPWPAAEDVDDPPGPAGGPVTLGTPDEPAGPTATDVRRLPYAADISGVSLSRGRQDEPSLLDGLDTFGADLPDDEAEDERYTPPPPPPLPRFSKYTVVGVLAIVVGFVLFLFPSLFPVADPSVVNLFGFTGILAGFVSLIWRLRPGGDDDERDPDDGAVV, encoded by the coding sequence GTGTCAGCGGGTGGGGCCCGCCGGGGACGGCGGGACAACGGGCTCGACGCGAGCGAGTACGCCATCGCCGGCGACGTGGATCCGCGCGTCGGTGAGCACCTGCTCGACGTCCTGGCCGCCGGTGGGATCGCCGCCTACCTCCAGCCCTCGGCCGACCTGAACCCGGTCACCCGCACCACCACCGTCCCGCCCCGCCCCGTCGACCGGCTCTACGTCGACCGGTCGCACCTGACGACCGCGCGGGACTACCTGACCCAGCTCGCGGACGAGACGGCCCCCGAGAAGCCCCGCGAGGACGAGCCGGACATCGAGGCCGAGTGGGCCCGTATCGTCGCCGGCTTCCACACCACCGCCCCCCGCGGTGGCGACAACCCGTGGCCCGCCGCCGAGGACGTGGACGACCCGCCCGGGCCCGCCGGCGGCCCGGTGACGCTCGGCACGCCCGACGAGCCCGCCGGGCCGACCGCCACCGACGTGCGACGGTTGCCGTACGCGGCCGACATCTCGGGCGTCTCCCTGTCGCGGGGCCGGCAGGACGAGCCGTCGCTGCTCGACGGGCTGGACACCTTCGGCGCGGACCTGCCCGACGACGAGGCGGAGGACGAGCGCTACACCCCGCCGCCGCCCCCGCCCCTGCCGCGCTTCTCGAAGTACACGGTGGTCGGGGTGCTGGCCATCGTGGTCGGCTTCGTGCTCTTCCTGTTCCCGTCGCTCTTCCCGGTGGCCGACCCGTCGGTGGTCAACCTGTTCGGGTTCACCGGCATCCTGGCCGGCTTCGTCTCGCTGATCTGGCGGCTGCGCCCCGGTGGCGACGACGACGAGCGCGACCCGGACGACGGCGCGGTGGTCTGA
- a CDS encoding alpha/beta hydrolase has translation MRGREWARPVRPVRREVLGATPEVEQGRPPLLFVPGFGHGAWAFAEHWLGHAASRGFPAYALSLRGHGDSGPAPEATLRAYAHDVTQAAAGLPRQAVLVGHGAGALVVAHALARYPARAAVLVAPVFGGWATFGAALRRNPVGTLPAVFGGPLRLHRRQLFSRELPEAEARGYAGRLGRAGRRAQWQLLTGRAAEPAVGDPPVLVLGSPDDRIVPSSALTRAARRYGSAPLLFPGMGHDMMLDARWREPVDAILDWLEKDPAPTGRP, from the coding sequence ATGCGCGGGCGGGAGTGGGCCCGCCCGGTCCGCCCGGTCCGGCGTGAGGTGCTCGGCGCGACCCCCGAGGTGGAACAGGGACGTCCGCCGCTGCTCTTCGTACCGGGCTTCGGGCACGGCGCCTGGGCGTTCGCCGAGCACTGGCTCGGCCACGCCGCGTCCCGGGGCTTCCCGGCGTACGCGCTGAGCCTGCGCGGGCACGGCGACAGCGGGCCGGCGCCGGAGGCGACGCTGCGGGCGTACGCCCACGACGTGACCCAGGCGGCGGCGGGCCTGCCGCGCCAGGCGGTGCTGGTGGGGCACGGCGCCGGGGCGCTCGTGGTGGCCCACGCGCTGGCCCGCTACCCGGCCCGGGCCGCGGTGCTGGTCGCGCCGGTGTTCGGCGGCTGGGCGACGTTCGGGGCGGCGCTGCGCCGCAATCCGGTCGGCACGCTGCCGGCGGTGTTCGGCGGGCCGCTGCGGCTACACCGCCGGCAGCTGTTCAGCCGGGAGCTGCCCGAGGCGGAGGCCCGGGGCTACGCGGGCCGGCTGGGGCGGGCCGGCCGGCGCGCCCAGTGGCAGCTGCTGACCGGGCGGGCCGCCGAGCCGGCGGTGGGCGACCCGCCGGTGCTGGTGCTGGGCAGCCCCGACGACCGGATCGTGCCGTCGTCGGCGCTGACCCGGGCGGCCCGGCGGTACGGCTCAGCCCCGCTGCTCTTCCCCGGCATGGGGCACGACATGATGCTCGACGCCCGGTGGCGGGAGCCGGTCGACGCGATCCTGGACTGGCTGGAGAAGGACCCCGCGCCGACCGGCCGGCCCTGA
- a CDS encoding sensor histidine kinase, whose protein sequence is MRVAGVRRGAGRLVRLPRAAVLDLLIGVAVSAVVAAAITANLGGDRGRDVPAYLFAVGLGALVLLRRRAPTTVLVVSAAGLVAYYVAGYPPVGLALPLAAALYSAAEAGQLRWAVLVGLGLLVVSTAFRTADGASVAYLIGFELASSVAIMAAAVALGDGVRSRRLRRREQRWRLRQLERDHAREAARRVEEERLRIARDLHDVIAHHISVISLHAGVADESLDDDPATARAALGHVRSATTQVARELRTTLGLLRDPAVAEPRQPVAGLAGLDALAAGARATGLRIAVHRQGELTGLPAAVDSTAHRLIQEALTNTLRHAGASTVEIDVVRGPGTLAVAVRDDGRGQRQDTPRGYGLGGMRERTALLGGTVTAGNRPGGGFEVRAELPLGGTT, encoded by the coding sequence GTGCGGGTGGCCGGGGTGCGGCGGGGAGCGGGCAGGCTGGTCCGGCTGCCCCGGGCCGCCGTGCTGGACCTGCTCATCGGCGTCGCCGTCTCGGCCGTCGTGGCGGCGGCGATCACCGCGAACCTGGGCGGCGACCGGGGCCGCGACGTCCCCGCCTACCTGTTCGCCGTCGGGCTCGGCGCGCTCGTGCTCCTGCGCCGCCGCGCGCCGACCACCGTGCTGGTGGTGAGCGCCGCCGGCCTGGTCGCCTACTACGTGGCCGGCTACCCGCCGGTCGGGCTGGCCCTCCCCCTCGCCGCGGCGCTCTACTCGGCGGCCGAGGCCGGGCAACTGCGCTGGGCGGTGCTCGTGGGGCTCGGCCTGCTCGTCGTCTCCACCGCTTTCCGCACGGCGGACGGCGCGAGCGTCGCGTACCTCATCGGCTTCGAGCTGGCCTCCAGCGTCGCCATCATGGCCGCCGCGGTCGCCCTCGGCGACGGGGTCCGGTCCCGGCGGCTGCGGCGCCGGGAGCAACGGTGGCGGTTGCGGCAACTGGAACGCGACCACGCCCGGGAGGCGGCGCGCCGCGTCGAGGAGGAACGGCTCCGGATCGCCCGGGACCTGCACGACGTCATCGCCCACCACATCTCCGTCATCTCGCTGCACGCCGGCGTGGCCGACGAGTCCCTCGACGACGACCCGGCAACCGCCCGTGCCGCCCTGGGGCACGTCCGCTCGGCCACCACCCAGGTCGCCCGGGAGCTGCGCACCACCCTCGGTCTCCTGCGCGACCCGGCCGTGGCCGAGCCCCGGCAACCGGTGGCGGGGCTGGCCGGGCTGGACGCCCTGGCCGCCGGCGCGCGGGCCACCGGGCTGCGGATCGCCGTCCACCGGCAGGGCGAGCTGACCGGGCTGCCCGCCGCGGTCGACTCGACCGCCCACCGGCTGATCCAGGAGGCGCTGACCAACACCCTGCGCCACGCCGGCGCGAGCACCGTCGAGATCGACGTCGTCCGTGGCCCCGGCACCCTCGCCGTCGCCGTCCGCGACGACGGCCGTGGGCAGCGCCAGGACACCCCGCGCGGGTACGGGCTCGGCGGCATGCGGGAGCGCACCGCCCTGCTCGGGGGCACCGTCACCGCCGGCAACCGACCCGGCGGCGGCTTCGAGGTACGCGCCGAACTACCCCTGGGAGGGACCACGTGA